CTTCGTCTCAGCACTCAAAACAAAGAGAAACTTTTACGATGCCCAGAATGGTTGGAAGGCTGTTGCTGCTCAACTGACGACCCTCTTGGTGTGGGTCCTGTGCTTTCGACAATGTCAGGTTGAGCATCAGATGATCTCGGGTGGGGATTGCAACCCATCCTCCGAGCAACAAGGCGAGGAGAATTAAGAGAACTATTCGACTTGCTTACCCTTTTCATCTCTTGCTTTATTTTGCTAAATTCTTCTTCAAGTTCTCCAACTCTTGACCTCATGTTCTCCATGTCCACTTTCAAAACCTGGTTCTCACGTACCACCGACACCCATCCATCTCTCTGTATGATCTGACCTGCTGTGTCACCTGGGATGTTCATTGGACCTGCAGGAGCTGTTTCAGGATCTAAAACATGGAGGTAGCCTGCTAAAGCTTTTCTCAATTGCAACTGCTCAAAGAAGAGGACTTGAAGAATAACCCTGAGTGGCAACCTTTCATTTTGTGATGCATGTGCGCAAGCATCAATAGAGAGCTTCTGGAAGTCAATGATGTTGCACAGTtgttccttttctctttctggGAGCCAAGGGTGTGCCTGCACTATGCAATTACTTATGGTAAACTTCAAAtccaacaattttttttcttttactaattaattaagtagAAGAAGCATTCATAAATGACCACCCAAACATATCTGGGGTCGTCAATTGCTAACTGGTGAAACAAAGTCAATTACTTGATAAGCAAAGAAAGCTGACAGCATGATAGTCTTAAACAAAGGTCAAAGCCAACGGGGACCAAAGAAATTAAACAGAAACGCTGCCAGGCAAACAATGTTAGGATCAACAATATACGCCTTAAGCTTTTTTACATGAGACTCTGGTACAAGAGAACTGAACTTGGTCAGTCAATTCACAGACTATGTTCACTTTGTTCAGATTAACGAAGACTGCAATGATCTAAAATGGTATTTTGACTTGTGTGTGTTGGAagcattgcattttgcatagCATTTCAGGGCACCTATTAATCCTCCAGCATATTTACTTGTATACACAAAAAAGTCATTGAATGAAACAGAAACCAAAATTTAACCACTCAAACAGGCTATACTTGGTTGGAAGAAAGTCAATTGATTCAAACCTTAAAGTAAATGTCGAGTGCTCTGTATAACCCATCATGGAAAGATCTTGAGGATTCTGGAAGGGCCTCCGCAAGCAGCCGTATTTTTCCAGGTTTCAAGTTCACATCAGAAGCAACCTCAGCAATATAACCATCAATCAGTTTTGCAACTTTCTTCAATGGTTCAGATGATGGTGATGCTTCTGCGTCAAAGGAGGgtggagaaaatgaagatacaCCCGGTTCTACAGATGTAAAATGATGAATAATCCGCTCAACACAGTCGGTATTATACAAAGTATCAGAATCTGAATAATTAGGTATCAGCAGACTATCAAGAGTGGCAAGTTCCAGTTGCATTCCTATTTTCCTCTCTAAAGAGTCTTGGCATGTATCATTAACACCTAATATCAATGCAACACGAAGAAGTCCTAACAGAAACCGGCAATAAGATTTCCCCTTCTTTTCAGGCAGTAGCTTTACAATGCTTTCCAATAGTGCCTTTTGATTTACAACTGCGGGTGTCATGCTAAAACTTGCTACTGTTCTAGTTTTGGTACTTTGTCCACCCTGCCATCGCCCCAAACCTGGAAGGTATTTTTTAGTATAATACATTATAGCACCTGCCAAGTTTTCCGGTCTTATACCTCTTGCTTCCATAGTCTGAATAAGTCTCTTAAACAAATGCACACTGAGATAAGAGATATCTTCAAACCACCAGTCTGATTCGGAGCTTCGTATTCTGGCACCAGTGTTTATTCCATTCCACAGAATACTTCCTCCCGGACTCTGTAAGCTACCATACATCATCATAGGCCATCCAAACAAACTAGGATCTGTACAAACCATCATAGATATAGCATTCAAACATTTGTTAATGATCTGAAGCTCATCAGCTCTTGTTATCACAGGCTCAGAACTTTGAAGAGCCAAAACACAATCCTTCCAGTTTCGGAGCACATTGCTATGAAAGAAACTTTCTGACCTGGAAAGCAAGTTATCTTCTCCATACTCATCAGTCATTTCAAGATAGTCTGCTGCACAATACACTGCTATTATGTTTTTAGCTGTAAATTCCATCCGAACCCCATAGCAGACTTTAGCAGCAAGCAAGAAAATGTCAGCTCCTCCAGGGAATCCTTCTAGGGTAATTCTGAAAGTTCCGTCATGTATATTTTGAGATTCTTCAATTGCTTTAGCTATCTTCCCACATTTTGATGTAAGTGGAAACTAGAGACacagatttaaaaataaaaattaaaaaaataaaaacttgaaaTAAGTCTATAAAAAATAGAGTACGGTCTTTAtcatattataaaatgtaaCAGCACATGTAGCATAACATGTAAAGTAAGGAAGACATGACAATTCTCTTCCAACATTTCATAAACATATAATCAACTAAAAGTCTATGGAAATATCAGATTTAAGGATGGAAAATAGAGTGACAAATGaaaattcttttccttttcaacagtaaaataaaactaagaaattttcaaatatatgtCTATTGATCCTCCCTCacttatatttcaaatttttgtgattaaattttgaattgataatcTTAAGTTCCACAACTTTTATAACTAGAGTTTTTTAGAGAATTTATGCTATGATTTTTTAATCATGCCTCCTATGATGTCAAATGTGAGTTATTCATATGCATACACATCAGTATATAATTTGTGACTCTATATGGTTTATCCTTGTTTTGTTTACTTTTATAAGATACTTTTGtggtaaaatgaaaatttttagcaaaactattaacatgcataaaaatatGTACAATATCATTCTAGGGTTgggaaaaaaggaaaagcagTAGAGGCAGTGGATCtttgcacagagagagagagagagagagatgtggcAGTGGCTCACAGAGGCCATGAAAGGGAGAGCTGTGATGGCACTCTTAATTTTCACATAAGGTTTTTGCTGACCCTGCTGACCACTTCTAGCTAGCAACTGATGCCCATATTTGGCCTGAGGCTCAAGgaaggaggaagaggaagaaaagggaTTTTTTAGCCTGCAAGGGTGgtaaaagagagggaaaagaacTTGGGAAAGCAACACCGTTGCTTAATAAGGAAAACggtgttttaaatttttttccaatgagataaattaaattgttaactTTAAAAATTGACTACTTAGGTTTTTTGatgaatagatatttattttaattttaattataggaAATTTTAGCTCTAGAAGTAGATTTTTATTAACATGCTGTTTAACATCATGAATCACATTAGAAGtcacctatttttttttttttgtgaatactTAAGGATGTCATTCAATTTTCAGGAGAGTAACTTGCCTTGCTAGTAtgtgttttttaaaaatgttttcatgCATAACTGTTCGTAAGGATTTCTGCATCGAGTAATATGACAGATCtcaaattatgttattatacaAAAACCGATTCATTACTCATAAAAAATGTACAAAAAACATTATTTATGCCATGGTTTGAGAACTCCActagaaaatttgaattttctaataaaaatttgCTGAGATTTTGTTTAATGAAGTATATTGTTTTCATCAATAGTATTAGTATATTGATATTGTACTACAGACCATATTAGAAAAGTCTAGAGAAAATTTTCGATATTGCGGGAAGCATCATGATGTGTCTAGCAACTAGGAAAAAATTTCAACCGTTGTGACGGTGATCAGATGACTAGTTTTCAAGTTAGAGGAAAAGTTTTGACCATTGTGGCAGTGACGTGATGATTTCAATCAGATAAGACCCAGTCAGCACTTGTCCAGTAGACCTATCATTGCTCAATGAGATaatatttggtatttatgtTCTGATGTGATTATTATTAGCTTTTTGAGATATTACTTTATTACTATGCTGACATCTTTTGACATATGAATTTTACAATGTTGCTTACTACACCACTACACAAGAAAAACATTGCAAACAAACATGTATccgtttgtatttatttatcatatgatTACAATAACCTGTATTCAACTAGTGTATATTAATTCCTGCAAAGGTTATTACTTACTAAACTGTAAATGCATTCCTCATCTTTAACCAATTAAAGTGAGTAGGAGTGGCATTAGATTTGGGCAGTAGAGCTGGAACCATTATGCCATAACCttgattttaagatttttgtattttattatggtTGTAATGTTAGCTTATCAGAAATTGTTATTTGTTTAGAAGATTTACTAAGAAGAAGGATTGGGGGATGATCGTATTTGTACACAACCTtcccttgatttttttttttttttttaatttttagaaacgAAATCCATAGAATATCATAATGAGATTGCTATGAGGATTGCTGGAACAGCAACACAAGAAAACCATTCCAATATGCATTTCTTATGATTTAATATTGGAGAAAACATGAGACAAAAATCAGATTTTgtactaaaataataaaaaaggattAGGAATTCAGGTTAAAGGTTTCATAAAGAGCATGGCCAAAACGAATGTGGTTTAGGTGGGCAGAATGTACTTATGGTGTACAATTTAACAAGTCGGTATGAACATTGTCCTTTGTAGTAATTAGGATATAGGGACATTGAGTTGCACATTGCCTTGGCATGATATATTTCAAGGAAAAGTACTTCCATAAGATCCAATGTAGGacttcaaattctattttttgatATCAGAATATTTCTTTTGGGGGAGGGGGCAGcagaaagaaggaaaggaagggACATCAGCAACTCCATAACTGGATTACTGACATGCTCATAATGATCAAGGTTTTAATATGTACTCACACTACTTTATCATCGTTATCATCGCAGGGCTTAATTCCACTAGGTTGGGCCAGCTAATCATTGTATTTTATCAGTAAAGAGTACACAATAAGAGCTCTAtgacactcacacacacacaaaactcccttccttcttcCAGACTTCAATCCCCTATGAGGccaaagattttaaatttttaatgcacCAATAACTGTCAGGGCAAATGAGAAAGAGGTGAAGTTGATAGTAGAAAAATGTGCTGAAaatttttgatagaattttattAGAGAGAAGTTTGAAAATATAGCTAAAGAAAACACACAGCATCAAATTAAACcattatttcaaacaaaatagTCATAAGAACTTTATGAACTATGGCTTCTCCAGATATTTACTGACTacattttaacatttaaaatgaGTTCAATTTTGACAAACGTTGGGAATTCATATTGGAGACCAGAAACATGCACAATTAGCAAGAACAGAAAATCCAAGAAtctaaagaaaggaaaaatctacAAAAGGCTCATCCCAAAAATTTTGGAAGGTGGACTAGCAAAGAAGATTAACATCCTTAATAGCATATATTTCTATCTTTAAAAGACAACACAGAGACACTAACCTTGTGCAGATGAAAATTTGCTCCATCTACAGATACGGTGACATCGCTTGGCAAACCTGCATTGCAGAACCTGTCACAACCATAAGAGATTTACATCACACGCCTCAGTTTGAATTCAAATTGataataacttaataaatttgatCGGCCCAAAAAACAATCTCTTTGGAACAAGGTTCCTTTCCACTGCAAGCAGTTTCCAGAACTATCCATAGCCAGAATTTCAGGTGGGTCCTATATATGAGAGATGTTCCCAGATGAACCTTGCGGTGACAGATTTAAAAAGAAACTTCGAACACTAGAGAGAATTATTTCCTCACTCCCTGTGTCAACTGTAGAAGAACCCACCAGCAATATACGTCCATTCATGAAGCTCACATTTGGCAGGGTAGTTTCATCTTAAACTACTAATCagaagaatatttattttatttaaactcgAAGCATCGATTGTAACTTGTAAGATTTGAAGCTAAATGAAAGAATTGAGAAAAGGAGTAGGGACAGAGGAAATACCAGTCGTTTCCCTCACGGTTGAACGCAGAAGCCTTCCCAGCAGGAGCCATGGTTGACCCAATAAATCACACAACTTTCCCTCTCTTTAACAGAGTCCAATTCAACCGGAAACATCAAATTCTAACACCACATCAACAAATTGATGGATACccacaaaagaaaaatcaatcttTGGAATTGGTCAAATCCCAGTCCTATGTGTGGTTAAATTAGAAGAGCAGGCGGAGGAGCGGAGAGAGAGTGAAGCAATGAGAGTAGGGGCTTTACAGCTAAGCCCTGTGCGTGCATATAAAAAAAAGCCGAACTTGATGCCACTAACAAATCCAACAATCATCCAACAGCAACAACATTAACAGAGAGCCCTGACCCAGCCGGCATGGACCATaacaataatttttgaaaaggaAACGCGCAGATCACGACAACCCACGACCCCCTTTAACTTGTTGAAGCAGTAAGTGGTATACGAAATTCGAAAAACACATACTTTGCATACGTACGATTAATATAATTAGGTTGTGGAAGAAGCTTCACTGCTTCAGGCCGGCCGCGGGCTGGAAAGAAGCAGAGACACGAAGACATGGGTAATGATGATTGCTTAAATAGAGCGAGATGCTGGACATCATAGCGGTTCGTCTGGGCGGGGCTTTTTGCCGAACACCTCGGGTGCAATAATCGAGGACCGCGTGGAACCAATGAGTCGGGGCGTTTCTAAAATACATCGGGGCTTTTTTAGCTAATGAAAATGGAATCAAGTTGACAAATGAAATGGAATCAAATTGAGGGAAATGACAAAacagtaaaatagaaaataaaatatattacttaTAAAATGAAAGGATAGAATGTGGAAAATAAAGGGCACAATTAAACTtctaaaaaatgattaaaaaataccaCTAACCTCAAATTATACTTCCTAAAATACCATTCATTGGATCTTTTATGTTAACACAAAATAGTTAGTTGAACCGCCCATTCAACAATTCTTACTTTGGGGCAAATTCTAATGCAAGTTAAGgtagtattattatttttttgaaaataaaaatatgtcaagagaaaacaaaaatccaCATCCAAAGTTGTTTTGACTCAGTCACTACTTATCTTTGCTTctttaatagtaataataataataataatcataaaagAAAGTGAGGAGACAAGTCTTGGtaggatttgatttgattggcATTTCTTATCAGAACACTTTGACTCAATGCATCCAATTCCAACCAACGTTTCGTCTTCTCTCCTACGTCTCACTGTTCAATTCACTAATCACCCTCTGTATAACAAACAAGGCCATCCATCAACTACAGATAGCCTATCTCGACAGTCTGAAGAGGAGGCCAGACGTGATTTGGGAATAGTCCTTAATAAACTTGTGGTGTTCGTTCGGTGTTGATGTTGTTAAGATGGATGTCGATGTGATGATTCGCATCATCTTTAGACAAGCAAGCAAACACCCATTACACTATTGCGAGGAAGCCCTGCCCTTCCAACTGTCTTTTAAGTTAGTAGCGATAAGGCACGGCAGAATTACATTGCTTTTTTTCTTAGGAAGGAACTTGTAAAGGTTGGGAAGGAAAATTCAGAGAGTGCTTTCGTTTGCTTCGTACCTCCTATTCTTTTTGAAAGAAATGTGTTATATGATGTCGATGTCTGTTTATTttgtcatataaaaaaaatatatttttctgtaCCATTGCTTGAGATctcttattttgattattacTTTGGGACTGATCCACCTAACCCTTTGTCCCTTCTTCGTGCAGAGATTGCCAAAGTTAGCAACTTCTTTCACATGCATACCTGTTAgagtaatatttgttaattaagatatagataaaaaaaaatataaaatataaaaaatatattaaataattttttttattatatttattaaatatatctaaaaatgaatcatgtgactttttattttgaatttttcaaataaatttatctctcattccccttcaaataagttattttagatcttacaaataagttatcttgatataattttattttttccattttaacaaATTGTacataattcaataatttattCTAATGTGACTTTTATGAATTGTTTGCATTAGTTATGAATTTTTAGCTCTTCTTAATGGTTGGTTCATATCCTAAGGTTATGGCTTGATGGGGATGTTCTTAGTCTGTTGACTTAGGGCATTTCTAACCCTTAATATCTCCCTTTGTTAGGAATCAACACGACATGTTCTAGTATAATGTTATCAATATATTAAAGAAATTCACATATGGTGGTACgggtaaaattaattttttttatgtgcattAGATATACACAGGGAAAGTAATAAATACACACATCATACacaatttgaatatttaagTTACTCGttatttcattttatgaaatacaataaataaatacttgaaGTCTGATGTCAAGTTAGatacaaaaatcatttttatatcGAGACCGAATCCACTCAAGTTGTGGTGTTCCTAGTCTGTCCACATCTAACTTGCAGTCTGGTATCACTCTATGCACATCTTCCCGTGCTAGCCCAAGAATTCCTTACCATCAGCCCTCGTGTGTCTCTCACATGTGACAATCACACACCTATAAAATTACAGAGACAAAAGCAGAAAAAGGACAGAAGAAGCATAAGACAAAGTAGAATTGGTCAAGCAAaaactttttgttgttgtttcaaTTGCCTTTTTCACGTCCAAATTGCTCGCTACCTCCTCCCACATGCCTCTCCAATTTGATGCCGTGTGGAGCACACTAACTCAGGCTAAGGTAGTATCAAGAGTCGACTTTTAGTGCTCTAACACGTTTACACTCAGCGTACTGttgtcattaacacttaatgacacaTTTGAGACACAATGGACTCATAGTGTTGATATTAGATACAATACTATACGGTGTGTGATTTTTTAAGTTCATTGTTCACTAgtaacaaataacacaaaaacCCGTTTAGCATCAGCCAACACCTTAACCCATTATAGGAATATCTCCATATCCCAATGATGATTCAAGAGGTTATAAGAAGCGTCTAACAATGGTTCAAGACAATATAGAAGACAGTGatgtctcacttcaagtgaacttaTTATAGTTGACGATTATCATGTACTATAATCTTTTCATTACCTAACGTCTCGACTGAACGAGagtcataaaataataaactcacaaacttagtaactatgtgtcaaatCTTATTAGTATGAGTAGATGACACATCTAGAAACATATTTCATGATAATCAATTTACCTTGGTTAGGGACTGTCATATCACACTAacagtagatcacataggacattTATCCCATCAATAACAATAAAGGTAACATATCTTATTCATAAACACATGTTTCCATATACTAGCAATACGAAATGACATAAATGAATCTCTTTACTTCGCAATTAAATGGTTTGGTCTATTAACAAATCTTGCACACTAATACATAAGACAACTATATTAGTTCAAGTTTAAGGATTAACTACACTATTGCAACTAGACGACGTGACCATTATCCACAATGCCATGTGATCAGTTATTGGCATTACATTCAGTGTGTTGTTCTTTAACAATTATCCACGAGTTTACTAGAAGGCATCCCTATGTCATGTGACATGTGATTCACCACCCTTACCATCAGTAATTCATATTGATAAATATAGTAAACTCTGTACTATttcatactcgactaatcaaaTTTCACATTCAATTAATCTAAGGATCATGAATCATTTAAGGAGTTATGTCACCAGAGAATTTCATTACATATTCTTAAtaccttaagaataagattcttAAACAGAAGATTTAACAACTCATTCATATAGCAAATTAGAGattttatgaatgaaaataaacttctattttagtaatatatataaagatataacaaAAGTATTTATTATAATTCTGCTAAACGTATTTAAATCTAAGCATTAAGGCATATTATACTAACACATATCATTAGCTAGAAGTATATTAagatcattttcttttataatttattcttcttttatgaaaaaaattatatttatcattTCAAAACTACAAAATAATAATCTCATGGATACTAGTAGAACTCATCTTTTATTCAAATATCAACTGAAAATTTGAGACCTAATAGAGGGATCATGTTCATTTATTAATAAtcagaatatttaaatattaaaaataatatataattattatattttatctaaaaaaaagtGCATTAACTAAAAGAAATCCATTCATTTATTATACgtattaatattacaaaatctaACGCATTCATAGACAATTGTCTCCAAGTCTTGTGTCAGGGTTTATGGTTCAAAGGTCAAAATGTCTTTTTTAAGTACTTTGATTACCTCAATTGGGGTAAGAATTCAAAAGCGACATGGTGTCTGGGCATATAATCTGAAGTTGATATTTGAAACCAAAGTAATTGAAGATGGGGCCACCCCTCACCCTGCCTTCTCACTAACTAAAGATGCACAATGCAGATGTACCAATCGAACCCCAGTTTTGTTTTGCTCATTTAACAAATAATGGAAACTGCACTCCTTCAAGGAACACAATGAATGGATaacttaatttataattagtACGTACACTGACTtactatttaagaaatttataaaaatctttATTAAAGGTCATTTGGTACATGATTATCAGCTTTTAAACCACCCTTAAATCTTTAAACCATATACGATGTATGACCATTTAAGTCTCCGTTTGAGAGATGCTACCATATTGGGtgaaacttttttttatattaagaaataAGATATTTCACTTCATAAACCATAATTAAGGGACAGTGGAGAAAGGGGGGGGAGCCTGTCTGTCGATTAGGCATCTTTTATCATACAATGTGTCAAATCAACTATTAGCAGAGGATGTGAGGAAGGATCTATATATCTTTGGAGCAATGGTGTGAAGGAAGCAAAGTGACTGCCACTTTTAGAAATTGGTGGCTCTAATAATTAAAGCGATTGCCACTGAGGGGAGAAAGGAATCAAGAGAGGCAAGAAAGGCCCAACAAGCCGCACCTGCCCAGAAGAAGCCCCAAGCCTCCAAGACCAACTCAACTCTAAATTCTATAGCTTTTAAACAGCACTGTCACTGTGTATAGATTTTTTACGGGTAATTTTGTATGTTTCCCGGTTGAATGTTTCCCggttgattgaatcaaatgTTTGGCATCAAACTCAGCTTTCTAGTGACTCTTTAAGAACATCAAACCAGACCAATGTCGTTAGGAAATCCAAGAAACCATAACATTCATTATCAGGTTGGGAAAATGGTAGAAGTAGGTTTACATCCAAGTCCAAGgagttttattttgaaattaggaGCATAATGGTGAAGAGAGAATAGCTTTTCTCTGCACTACAGTTAAAAGTGAGAGGTTTCCAATAGTCTTTAGGTGATAACTCATTcttgataataaatataagattgtgggtttaaattttttaacgtggttaaatataaatattttttatatttatatacatatatatatatatataaatctatacATGAAGCGCGTAAGAGTTTAattttgctttttattttta
This genomic stretch from Diospyros lotus cultivar Yz01 chromosome 1, ASM1463336v1, whole genome shotgun sequence harbors:
- the LOC127789038 gene encoding BTB/POZ domain-containing protein At3g44820, encoding MAPAGKASAFNREGNDWFCNAGLPSDVTVSVDGANFHLHKFPLTSKCGKIAKAIEESQNIHDGTFRITLEGFPGGADIFLLAAKVCYGVRMEFTAKNIIAVYCAADYLEMTDEYGEDNLLSRSESFFHSNVLRNWKDCVLALQSSEPVITRADELQIINKCLNAISMMVCTDPSLFGWPMMMYGSLQSPGGSILWNGINTGARIRSSESDWWFEDISYLSVHLFKRLIQTMEARGIRPENLAGAIMYYTKKYLPGLGRWQGGQSTKTRTVASFSMTPAVVNQKALLESIVKLLPEKKGKSYCRFLLGLLRVALILGVNDTCQDSLERKIGMQLELATLDSLLIPNYSDSDTLYNTDCVERIIHHFTSVEPGVSSFSPPSFDAEASPSSEPLKKVAKLIDGYIAEVASDVNLKPGKIRLLAEALPESSRSFHDGLYRALDIYFKAHPWLPEREKEQLCNIIDFQKLSIDACAHASQNERLPLRVILQVLFFEQLQLRKALAGYLHVLDPETAPAGPMNIPGDTAGQIIQRDGWVSVVRENQVLKVDMENMRSRVGELEEEFSKIKQEMKRVSKSNSSLNSPRLVARRMGCNPHPRSSDAQPDIVESTGPTPRGSSVEQQQPSNHSGHRKSFSLF